Proteins encoded by one window of Cloeon dipterum chromosome 2, ieCloDipt1.1, whole genome shotgun sequence:
- the LOC135937220 gene encoding protein yellow-like encodes MSALFAAIFLLGLCLTNAINFTTVYEWETLDFSWPLRVDSSIIGKMKQNFYPRKVQFQNMAVFGERLFLSLDREYGIPATLVWLPTSDTSNAPPKLKPFPTWDFHKEDDCDTIQAAKGMEADTEGRLWVLDKGSSACPSKIWIFHLLNKDAIEHIHHFPDAVVSHSYYRRELRDIVLDKTPDDYFAYITDYYAEQIVVFSRNTDKSWEVKTPGKRWNSLALSANREARQLYLGSADSSEMYSVSVSELKIGSGSPTVKFIGTWTEFPYRMLIDSANVLYAAFKYQNYISKWNISESFRKQRFHEVGSLFTPWPFTFAFDTNNNIWMTERNETGSANRHKLLRAAVGVRSYLFNTPAASLTPQVNLKEETSTQMPTSSSGTTTQPALESNGTCGGLADLEENYHKSQSLITVLIWLLVCCLICLVLSGAVIAWLTLRMRRMQTSLRHISKENQELLPSSCETRP; translated from the exons ATGTCTGCTTTATTTGCAGCCATCTTTTTGCTTGGCCTGTGCTTGACAAACGCCATCAACTTCACAACCGTCTACGAGTGGGAAACATTAGATTTCTCGTGGCCTCTACGAGTGGACAGTTCAATTATTGGAaagatgaaacaaaatttttatccaaggaaagttcaatttcaaaacatgGCTGTTTTTGGAGAAAGGCTGTTTCTAAGCCTTGATCGGGAATACGGAATTCCCGCCACACTGGTGTGGTTGCCAACGAGCGACACGTCGAATGCACCTCCAAAGCTTAAACCTTTCCCAACATGGGATTTTCAT AAAGAAGATGACTGCGACACTATTCAGGCTGCCAAAGGTATGGAAGCAGACACCGAAGGTCGGTTGTGGGTGCTTGATAAAGGTAGCAGCGCATGTCCGagcaaaatttggatattcCACCTGCTCAACAAAGACGCCATAGAGCACATTCACCATTTCCCGGATGCAGTCGTCTCTCATTCATATTACAGAAGGGAGCTGCGTGATATCGTGCTGGACAAAACGCCAGATGATTACTTTGCGTACATCACGGACTACTATGCTGAGCAAATTGTTGTTTTCAGCCGAAATACCGACAAATCCTGGGAAGTTAAAACACCAGGCAAACGATGGAATTCCTTGGCCCTCTCTGCTAACAGAGAAGCGAGACAGTTGTACCTTGGAAGTGCTGATTCCAGTGAAATGTACTCAGTGTCTGTGTCTGAGCTGAAGATTGGAAGCGGCAGCCCTACTGTGAAATTCATTGGAACATGGACTGAATTCCCCTACAGGATGTTAATCGACAGTGCCAATGTCTTGTATGCCGCATTTAAATACCAGAATTACATCtccaaatggaatatttcggaGTCCTTTCGAAAGCAGCGATTTCATGAG GTCGGAAGTCTGTTCACTCCTtggccatttacttttgcttTTGACACGAACAACAATATATGGATGACTGAGAGAAATGAAACTGGGAGTGCAAATAGGCACAAACTACTCAGGGCTGCAGTCGGCGTAAGATCGTATTTATTCAACACACCCGcag CCTCGCTTACGCCTCAAGTTAACTTGAAAGAAGAGACAAGTACGCAAATGCCAACAAGCAGTTCTGGAACTACGACCCAACCGGCTCTGGAATCAAACGGAACTTGCGGTGGTTTAGCGGATCTTGAAGAAAACTACCACAAGAGTCAGTCTTTGATCACCGTTCTGATTTGGTTGCTCGTTTGTTGCCTCATTTGCTTGGTCTTGAGCGGCGCGGTCATTGCGTGGCTGACCCTGAGGATGAGAAGAATGCAAACCTCTTTGAGGCACATTTCGAAGGAAAATCAGGAGCTTTTGCCTAGCAGTTGCGAAACTCGGCCTTAA